In Streptomyces sp. NBC_00091, the following proteins share a genomic window:
- the nuoF gene encoding NADH-quinone oxidoreductase subunit NuoF produces the protein MSVSSKESHGGTSRPEAGGGTSPEKLLSPVLSAFWDEPESWTLETYRRHEGYEGLRKALAMTPDEVIAYVKDSGLRGRGGAGFPTGMKWQFIPQGDGKPHYLVVNADESEPGTCKDIPLLFANPHSLIEGMIIACYAIRSDHAFIYLRGETVPVLRRLHEAVREAYAAGYLGKDIGGSGRDLDITVHAGAGAYICGEETALLDSLEGRRGQPRLRPPFPAVEGLYACPTVVNNVESIASVPAILNRGKDWFKAMGTEKSPGFTLYSLSGHVVGPGQYEAPLGITLRQLLDMSGGMRPGHRLKFWTPGGSSTPMFTDEHLDVPLDYEGVGAAGSMLGTKALQCFDETTCVVRAVTRWTEFYAHESCGKCTPCREGTYWLVQLLRDIEAGKGVMSDLDKLNDIADNINGKSFCALGDGAASPIFSSLKYFRAEYEQHITGKGCPFDPRKSTLWADGPAKNSEVNA, from the coding sequence ATGTCGGTGTCATCCAAGGAAAGTCATGGGGGCACCTCCCGGCCGGAGGCTGGGGGAGGCACGAGCCCGGAGAAGCTCCTCTCGCCCGTCCTGTCGGCGTTCTGGGACGAGCCCGAGTCGTGGACGCTGGAGACCTACCGGCGTCACGAGGGCTACGAGGGCCTGCGCAAGGCGCTCGCGATGACCCCGGACGAGGTGATCGCCTACGTCAAGGACTCCGGACTGCGCGGACGCGGCGGCGCGGGCTTCCCCACCGGAATGAAGTGGCAGTTCATCCCGCAGGGCGACGGCAAGCCGCACTACCTCGTCGTGAACGCGGACGAGTCGGAGCCGGGAACCTGCAAGGACATCCCCCTCCTCTTCGCCAACCCGCACTCCCTCATCGAGGGAATGATCATCGCCTGTTACGCGATCCGGTCGGACCACGCCTTCATCTACCTGCGCGGCGAGACGGTCCCCGTGCTGCGGCGCCTGCACGAGGCCGTGCGCGAGGCGTACGCGGCCGGATACCTCGGCAAGGACATCGGCGGCAGCGGACGCGACCTCGACATCACGGTGCACGCGGGAGCGGGCGCGTACATCTGCGGCGAGGAGACGGCACTGCTCGACTCCCTCGAAGGCCGGCGCGGTCAGCCCCGGCTGCGTCCCCCCTTCCCTGCCGTCGAGGGGCTCTACGCGTGCCCCACTGTCGTCAACAACGTCGAATCCATCGCCTCGGTTCCCGCGATCCTCAACCGGGGCAAGGACTGGTTCAAGGCGATGGGGACGGAGAAGTCCCCCGGTTTCACGCTGTATTCGCTCTCCGGGCACGTCGTCGGCCCCGGCCAGTACGAGGCCCCCCTCGGCATCACCCTGCGCCAGCTCCTCGACATGAGCGGCGGCATGCGCCCCGGGCACCGGCTGAAGTTCTGGACCCCCGGCGGCTCCTCCACCCCCATGTTCACCGACGAGCACCTCGACGTCCCCCTGGACTACGAGGGCGTGGGCGCGGCCGGCTCCATGCTCGGCACCAAGGCCCTCCAGTGCTTCGACGAGACCACCTGCGTGGTGCGGGCCGTCACCCGCTGGACCGAGTTCTACGCCCACGAGTCCTGCGGCAAGTGCACCCCCTGCCGCGAGGGCACGTACTGGCTCGTCCAGCTGCTGCGCGACATCGAGGCCGGCAAGGGCGTCATGTCCGACCTCGACAAGCTGAACGACATCGCCGACAACATCAACGGCAAGTCCTTCTGCGCGCTCGGCGACGGCGCGGCCAGCCCCATCTTCTCCTCGCTGAAGTACTTCCGCGCGGAGTACGAGCAGCACATCACGGGCAAGGGCTGCCCCTTCGACCCCAGGAAGTCGACCCTCTGGGCTGACGGTCCGGCCAAGAACTCCGAGGTGAACGCATGA
- the nuoE gene encoding NADH-quinone oxidoreductase subunit NuoE produces the protein MTANPESRGVSLGMPQLPAPDFPAEVRARLEADAKEVIARYPDSRSALLPLLHLTQSEEGYVSRTGIRFCAEVLGLTTAEVTAVATFYTMYRRRPSGDYQVGVCTNTLCAVMGGDAIFDELKQHLGVGNNETTADGKVTLEHIECNAACDYAPVVMVNWEFFDNQTPESAKALVDELLAGRPVEPTRGAPLCTYKETARILAGFPDEREGAVEASGGAGPASLIGLRIARGESPHAPIVHPRGESRGETRGETTEGGE, from the coding sequence ATGACCGCCAATCCTGAAAGCCGGGGGGTCAGCTTGGGCATGCCGCAGCTTCCCGCCCCCGACTTCCCCGCCGAGGTGCGCGCCCGGCTCGAAGCGGACGCGAAGGAAGTCATCGCCCGCTACCCCGACAGCCGTTCCGCGCTGCTGCCGCTGCTGCACCTGACCCAGTCCGAGGAGGGCTACGTCTCGCGCACCGGCATCCGCTTCTGCGCCGAGGTGCTGGGCCTGACCACCGCCGAGGTCACCGCGGTCGCCACCTTCTACACGATGTACCGGCGCAGGCCCTCCGGGGACTACCAGGTCGGCGTCTGTACGAACACCCTGTGCGCGGTGATGGGCGGCGACGCCATCTTCGACGAGCTCAAGCAGCACCTGGGGGTCGGCAACAACGAGACCACCGCCGACGGCAAGGTGACGCTGGAGCACATCGAGTGCAACGCGGCCTGCGACTACGCCCCCGTGGTGATGGTCAACTGGGAGTTCTTCGACAACCAGACCCCCGAGTCCGCCAAGGCCCTGGTGGACGAACTGCTGGCGGGCCGCCCGGTCGAGCCGACCCGGGGCGCGCCGCTGTGCACGTACAAGGAGACCGCCCGGATCCTGGCGGGCTTCCCCGACGAGCGCGAGGGCGCGGTCGAGGCGAGCGGCGGGGCGGGCCCCGCCTCCCTGATCGGCCTGCGCATCGCCCGCGGCGAGTCCCCGCACGCCCCGATCGTCCACCCGCGCGGCGAGTCCCGCGGCGAGACGCGTGGCGAGACCACCGAGGGAGGGGAGTGA
- a CDS encoding NADH-quinone oxidoreductase subunit D: MSTSNHASPRETTEGTVYTVTGGDWDEVVQSAARADDERIVVNMGPQHPSTHGVLRLILEIDGETVTEARCGIGYLHTGIEKNLEFRNWTQGTTFVTRMDYLTPFFNETAYCLGVEKLLGITDQIPDRATVIRVLLMELNRISSHLVCIATGGMELGATTIMIYGFRDRELILDIFELITGLRMNHAFVRPGGLAQDLPPGAVDQLREFIRTMKKNLPEYDKLATGNPIFKARMQDVGYLDLTGCMALGATGPILRSAGLPHDLRKAEPYCGYEDYEFDVPTTETCDSYGRFLVRLEEMRQSLRIVEQCLDRLEPGPVMVADKKIAWPAQLALGPDGLGNSLDHIKNIMGTSMEALIHHFKLVTEGFRVPAGQAYAAVESPKGELGVHVVSDGGTRPYRVHFRDPSFTNLQAMAAMCEGGQVADVIVAVASIDPVMGGVDR; encoded by the coding sequence ATGTCCACTTCGAATCACGCCTCCCCCCGCGAGACGACCGAGGGCACCGTCTACACCGTCACCGGCGGCGACTGGGACGAGGTCGTCCAGTCCGCGGCCCGCGCTGACGACGAGCGCATCGTCGTCAACATGGGTCCGCAGCACCCCTCCACCCACGGAGTGCTCCGCCTGATCCTGGAGATCGACGGCGAGACGGTCACCGAGGCCCGCTGCGGAATCGGCTACCTGCACACCGGCATCGAGAAGAACCTCGAATTCCGGAACTGGACGCAGGGCACCACCTTCGTGACGCGCATGGACTACCTGACGCCGTTCTTCAACGAGACGGCGTACTGCCTCGGCGTGGAGAAGCTGCTCGGCATCACCGACCAGATCCCCGACCGCGCCACCGTCATCCGCGTCCTGCTGATGGAGCTCAACCGGATCTCCTCGCACCTGGTGTGCATCGCCACCGGCGGCATGGAGCTGGGCGCGACCACGATCATGATCTACGGGTTCCGGGACCGCGAGCTGATCCTCGACATCTTCGAGCTGATCACCGGCCTGCGCATGAACCACGCCTTCGTCCGCCCCGGCGGCCTCGCCCAGGACCTGCCCCCGGGCGCGGTCGACCAGCTGCGCGAGTTCATCAGGACCATGAAGAAGAACCTGCCGGAGTACGACAAGCTCGCCACCGGCAACCCCATCTTCAAGGCCCGCATGCAGGACGTCGGCTACCTCGACCTCACCGGCTGCATGGCGCTGGGCGCCACCGGCCCGATCCTGCGCTCCGCCGGCCTGCCGCACGACCTGCGCAAGGCGGAGCCGTACTGCGGCTACGAGGACTACGAGTTCGACGTCCCCACCACCGAGACCTGCGACTCCTACGGACGCTTCCTGGTCCGCCTGGAGGAGATGCGCCAGTCGCTGCGCATCGTCGAGCAGTGCCTGGACCGGCTGGAGCCGGGCCCGGTGATGGTCGCCGACAAGAAGATCGCCTGGCCGGCGCAGCTCGCCCTGGGCCCCGACGGCCTCGGCAACTCGCTCGACCACATCAAGAACATCATGGGCACCTCCATGGAGGCCCTCATCCACCACTTCAAGCTGGTGACCGAGGGCTTCCGGGTACCGGCCGGGCAGGCGTACGCGGCCGTCGAGTCCCCCAAGGGCGAACTGGGCGTCCACGTCGTCTCCGACGGCGGAACCCGCCCCTACCGGGTCCACTTCCGCGACCCGTCCTTCACCAACCTCCAGGCCATGGCCGCGATGTGCGAGGGCGGCCAGGTCGCCGACGTCATCGTCGCCGTCGCCTCCATCGACCCCGTGATGGGAGGCGTCGACCGATGA
- a CDS encoding NADH-quinone oxidoreductase subunit C → MSDEPAVENGNNVPAPRAAAGPEVIGVRKGMFGTQNGGDTSGYGGLVRTVALPGASARPYGSYFDEVVDELEGALEEQDLLPENAIEKVVVDRGELTLHIAREHLARVASTLRDDAALRFELCTGVSGVHFPEDKSRELHAVYHLRSLTHGRVVRLEVSVPDADPHLPSLVAVYPTNDWHEREAYDFFGLVFDGHPALTRIMMPDDWQGFPQRKDYPLGGIAVEYKGAQIPAPDQRRSYS, encoded by the coding sequence GTGAGCGACGAACCGGCCGTGGAGAACGGCAATAACGTCCCTGCTCCCAGGGCCGCAGCCGGGCCCGAGGTGATCGGCGTCCGCAAGGGCATGTTCGGCACCCAGAACGGCGGCGACACCAGCGGCTACGGCGGCCTGGTCCGCACCGTGGCCCTGCCCGGCGCGAGCGCCCGTCCGTACGGCTCGTACTTCGACGAGGTCGTCGACGAGCTGGAGGGCGCCCTGGAGGAGCAGGACCTGCTCCCGGAGAACGCGATCGAGAAGGTCGTCGTCGACCGGGGGGAGCTGACCCTCCACATCGCCCGCGAACACCTCGCGCGGGTGGCCTCCACCCTGCGCGACGACGCGGCCCTGCGCTTCGAGCTGTGCACCGGCGTCTCGGGGGTGCACTTCCCGGAGGACAAGAGCCGCGAGCTGCACGCCGTCTACCACCTGCGCTCGCTCACCCACGGCCGGGTCGTCCGGCTGGAGGTGTCCGTCCCGGACGCCGACCCGCACCTTCCCTCGCTCGTCGCGGTCTACCCGACCAACGACTGGCACGAGCGCGAGGCGTACGACTTCTTCGGCCTGGTCTTCGACGGCCACCCGGCCCTCACCCGGATCATGATGCCGGACGACTGGCAGGGCTTCCCCCAGCGCAAGGACTACCCGCTCGGCGGCATCGCCGTCGAGTACAAGGGCGCCCAGATCCCGGCTCCCGACCAGCGGAGGTCGTACAGCTGA
- a CDS encoding NADH-quinone oxidoreductase subunit B family protein: MGLEEKLPSGFLLTTVEQAAGWVRKSSVFPATFGLACCAIEMMTTGAGRYDLARFGMEVFRGSPRQADLMIVAGRVSQKMAPVLRQVYDQMPAPKWVISMGVCASSGGMFNNYAIVQGVDHIVPVDIYLPGCPPRPEMLLDAILKLHQKIQGSKLGVNREEAAREAEEAALKALPTIEMKGLLR, translated from the coding sequence ATGGGACTGGAAGAGAAGCTGCCGAGCGGCTTTCTGCTGACCACCGTCGAACAGGCTGCGGGCTGGGTGCGCAAGTCATCCGTCTTCCCGGCCACCTTCGGCCTGGCGTGCTGCGCCATCGAGATGATGACCACCGGAGCCGGCCGCTACGACCTCGCCCGCTTCGGCATGGAGGTCTTCCGCGGCTCCCCGCGCCAGGCCGACCTGATGATCGTGGCGGGACGGGTCAGCCAGAAGATGGCGCCGGTGCTCCGCCAGGTGTACGACCAGATGCCCGCCCCCAAGTGGGTCATCTCCATGGGCGTATGCGCCTCTTCGGGCGGAATGTTCAACAACTACGCGATCGTCCAGGGCGTCGACCACATCGTGCCGGTGGACATCTACCTGCCCGGGTGCCCGCCCCGCCCCGAAATGCTGCTGGACGCGATCCTCAAGCTCCACCAGAAGATCCAGGGCTCGAAGCTCGGCGTGAACCGGGAAGAGGCGGCGCGCGAGGCGGAGGAGGCGGCCCTCAAGGCCCTCCCCACCATCGAGATGAAGGGGCTCCTTCGGTGA
- a CDS encoding NADH-quinone oxidoreductase subunit A, whose protein sequence is MNAYAPILVLGAIGAGFAIFSVVMATLIGPKRYNRAKLEAYECGIEPTPMPAGGGRFPIKYYLTAMLFIVFDIEIVFLYPWAVTFDSLGIFGLVEMLLFVLTVFVAYAYVWRRGGLEWD, encoded by the coding sequence GTGAATGCGTACGCACCCATCCTCGTGCTCGGCGCCATCGGCGCAGGGTTTGCGATCTTCTCCGTGGTCATGGCCACGCTGATCGGCCCAAAACGGTACAACCGGGCAAAGCTCGAGGCCTACGAGTGCGGCATCGAGCCCACCCCGATGCCCGCCGGCGGCGGTCGCTTCCCCATCAAGTACTACCTGACGGCGATGCTCTTCATCGTCTTCGACATCGAGATCGTCTTCCTCTACCCCTGGGCGGTCACCTTCGACTCCCTGGGGATCTTCGGGCTCGTCGAGATGCTCCTCTTCGTGCTCACCGTCTTCGTCGCCTACGCCTACGTGTGGCGCCGCGGCGGCCTGGAATGGGACTGA
- a CDS encoding C40 family peptidase has translation MSHTAHIPSHRKPRRSASKLAVRAGVAGGVLSTLAMAGTASASPSEPVAETTLEMPVLDLDLGTEVSNAVNTAAENTRVAAVEAAVEGELNALEESARTGAAAEAKQAKEDATKVAEQKAKQEADRKAEADRANRSAGRTDLTNASASDSGGSSVTKGSGSSSGSTASKPATGSAAAIVNFARAQIGKPYVLGATGPSAYDCSGLVQAAYRQAGITLDRVSQDQSLAGTSVSLSNLQPGDILYWGSRGSAWHVAIYSGNGKFIGAQNPSTGIVERNLSYDMPTGAVRVL, from the coding sequence ATGTCCCACACCGCTCACATACCCAGCCACCGGAAGCCCCGCCGTAGCGCCTCGAAGCTCGCGGTCCGCGCCGGAGTTGCCGGTGGCGTCCTCAGCACCCTGGCCATGGCCGGCACCGCGAGCGCGTCCCCGTCCGAGCCCGTGGCAGAGACGACGCTCGAGATGCCGGTCCTCGACCTGGACCTCGGCACCGAGGTCTCCAACGCCGTCAACACGGCCGCCGAGAACACCCGCGTCGCCGCCGTCGAGGCCGCCGTGGAAGGCGAGCTGAACGCCCTGGAGGAGAGCGCCCGCACGGGAGCCGCCGCCGAGGCGAAGCAGGCGAAGGAAGACGCCACGAAGGTCGCCGAGCAGAAGGCGAAGCAGGAGGCCGACCGCAAGGCCGAGGCCGACCGCGCCAACCGCAGCGCCGGCCGCACCGACCTGACGAACGCCTCCGCGTCCGACAGCGGCGGCTCCTCCGTCACCAAGGGCTCGGGCTCCAGCAGCGGCTCCACGGCCTCGAAGCCGGCCACCGGCTCGGCCGCGGCCATCGTGAACTTCGCCCGCGCCCAGATCGGCAAGCCGTACGTCCTGGGCGCCACCGGCCCCTCCGCGTACGACTGCTCGGGCCTGGTCCAGGCCGCCTACCGCCAGGCCGGCATCACCCTGGACCGCGTCTCCCAGGACCAGTCCCTGGCCGGCACCTCGGTCTCGCTGAGCAACCTGCAGCCCGGCGACATCCTGTACTGGGGCTCCCGGGGCAGCGCGTGGCACGTCGCCATCTACTCGGGCAACGGCAAGTTCATCGGTGCGCAGAACCCCAGCACCGGCATCGTCGAGCGCAACCTGAGCTACGACATGCCGACGGGCGCCGTCCGCGTCCTCTGA